One genomic segment of Chitinophaga parva includes these proteins:
- a CDS encoding Gldg family protein: MKTVFKIAKTELLNLFYSPIAWFLMIVFLMQCNLSYIEVLGNNARTQEIGGIGLRYMFELTSRIFGGRYGVFPNVMQKLYLYIPLLTMGLISREMNSGTIKLLYSSPVKIWQIVFGKYLSMLVYSLLMICMLGILILAGSMNIRHADVGMLLAAAFGFYLLLCAYAAIGIFMSSLTTYQVVAAVATFVMIGFLSYVGQLWQGVDFVRDLTYFLSMSGRTQNMLGGLISSKDVLYFVIIVYIFLGLTILKLRSGMESKPWTVKAARYIAVVLSGVMIGYVTGRPSLAFYYDATANKTRTISEASQKILKTLGKEKVEVTTYNNLLGNYYYLGLPEQRNVLLSLWEPYLRFKPDIDFKFVNYYDTSYDNARMMFASYKGKGVKDIAAQIAKSSDLNLADFKTPQEIHIIVDLRPELNRFVMQVKYRGRSTFLRIFDDQFVFPAEPEVGAALKRLLQDKMPRALFLTGELERNVNKTGDRDLITQARATTFRYALINQGFDIDTLDANVSGIPQDISALVIADPRVAFSATVLDKIKHYIDAGGNLIVLAETGKQAVINPLLQHIGVQLMDGTLVQPSDDQSPDLVLAGITPLAAKFTAAIGRQYDDTIPVSMPSAAPLWYTADSGFTVEPLLVTNAKNSWLKKGKLVADSGAVKFSPAEGDVQQSFATALGLSRKVNGKEQRIVVVGDADVMSNGELSRSNIQTANFQFNTALFSWLSNGEFPIEATRPDSQDRRVNISTEGVARLKILLVWILPALVLLAGAILLIRRRRK, encoded by the coding sequence ATGAAAACAGTATTTAAAATTGCAAAAACAGAACTACTCAATTTATTTTATTCTCCCATTGCTTGGTTCCTGATGATCGTGTTCCTGATGCAGTGCAACCTGTCTTATATAGAAGTGCTGGGTAATAATGCCCGTACACAGGAGATCGGGGGCATAGGGCTCCGGTATATGTTTGAACTCACGTCAAGGATATTCGGCGGGCGGTATGGCGTATTCCCGAACGTAATGCAAAAATTGTATCTCTACATCCCCTTGCTCACAATGGGGTTGATCAGCCGGGAAATGAACAGTGGTACCATCAAGTTGTTATATTCTTCCCCCGTAAAGATATGGCAGATCGTATTTGGTAAATATCTGAGCATGCTGGTTTATAGCCTGTTGATGATCTGTATGCTCGGTATATTGATCCTGGCTGGCAGTATGAACATCCGGCATGCGGATGTGGGAATGCTGCTCGCCGCCGCATTTGGCTTTTACCTGTTGTTATGTGCCTACGCGGCCATCGGGATTTTCATGTCCAGTCTTACCACTTACCAGGTAGTAGCCGCGGTAGCTACCTTCGTGATGATCGGGTTCCTTAGTTACGTAGGCCAGCTATGGCAGGGCGTTGATTTTGTGCGGGACCTTACTTATTTCTTGTCGATGTCGGGCCGTACCCAGAACATGCTGGGAGGGCTGATCTCTTCAAAGGATGTGCTTTATTTCGTGATCATCGTCTATATCTTCCTTGGTCTTACCATCCTGAAACTCAGGTCTGGCATGGAGTCCAAGCCGTGGACCGTGAAGGCGGCGCGTTACATTGCCGTAGTACTGTCTGGTGTGATGATCGGTTATGTGACAGGGCGCCCTTCCCTGGCATTTTACTATGATGCTACTGCAAATAAAACGCGTACCATCTCTGAAGCCAGCCAGAAGATATTGAAAACGTTGGGTAAAGAGAAGGTGGAGGTCACAACATATAACAACCTGTTGGGAAATTATTATTACCTGGGGCTGCCGGAACAACGGAATGTGTTGCTGAGCCTGTGGGAACCCTACCTGCGCTTCAAGCCGGATATTGACTTTAAGTTCGTAAACTATTATGACACCTCTTACGACAATGCCCGGATGATGTTTGCTTCCTATAAAGGCAAGGGGGTGAAAGACATTGCCGCGCAGATCGCGAAAAGTTCAGACCTCAACCTGGCGGATTTTAAGACCCCGCAGGAGATCCACATAATAGTAGATCTGCGCCCGGAGCTTAACCGGTTTGTGATGCAGGTGAAATACAGGGGCCGGAGCACGTTCCTGCGCATCTTTGACGACCAGTTTGTCTTTCCCGCAGAACCGGAAGTAGGTGCGGCGCTGAAACGCCTCCTGCAGGATAAGATGCCCAGGGCGCTTTTCCTGACCGGTGAGCTGGAGCGTAATGTAAATAAAACAGGGGACCGGGATCTTATTACACAGGCAAGGGCCACTACCTTCCGCTATGCACTAATCAACCAGGGCTTTGATATCGATACACTGGATGCCAATGTTTCCGGCATTCCGCAGGATATCTCCGCGCTTGTAATTGCGGATCCCAGGGTAGCGTTCTCCGCAACGGTGCTGGATAAAATTAAGCACTACATTGATGCGGGTGGTAACCTGATAGTGCTGGCGGAAACAGGGAAGCAGGCGGTCATTAACCCGTTGTTACAGCATATTGGTGTACAACTGATGGATGGCACGCTGGTACAGCCCAGCGACGATCAGTCGCCGGATCTCGTCCTGGCGGGCATTACACCCCTGGCGGCCAAATTCACTGCGGCAATAGGCCGTCAGTATGACGATACGATCCCGGTATCCATGCCTTCTGCCGCACCGTTATGGTACACGGCCGACAGTGGTTTTACGGTAGAACCGCTGCTGGTTACCAATGCAAAGAACAGTTGGTTAAAGAAGGGAAAACTGGTGGCTGATTCCGGCGCGGTTAAATTTTCGCCGGCAGAAGGCGATGTACAGCAATCCTTTGCTACCGCATTAGGCCTGTCGCGCAAGGTGAATGGTAAGGAGCAACGCATCGTGGTGGTAGGCGATGCTGACGTGATGAGTAACGGAGAATTGAGCCGTAGCAATATCCAGACAGCGAATTTTCAGTTTAATACGGCCCTTTTCAGTTGGCTGAGCAACGGTGAATTTCCTATAGAGGCCACCCGGCCTGATTCGCAAGACAGGCGTGTTAACATCAGTACGGAAGGAGTGGCGCGATTGAAGATCCTGTTAGTATGGATCTTGCCTGCCCTTGTACTGCTGGCCGGCGCCATCCTGCTGATCCGCAGAAGGAGGAAATGA
- a CDS encoding MutS-related protein, giving the protein MLFTTDKQTLDDLNIFGKHGGGGVYNLFNRTVTKGGAAVLEEMFRYPLGNQDEINRRSGKLSFFSSAGLQLPFTGPQLDAIESYLANTDERTRLSAEGSGMARRFGNLVAMDGDTAMLYKGIQALVELLQAIHHFMTSLALPHAHPYLADRNAIMRLLEEPDLTTVLTHAVKHKLPHNVLAGYDGLFRFRHGGTIQRLLNHCYELDVYMSVAAVARERGFTFAEALPGTQHRIRITGVYHPLVKHAVPNDIAIMPAGNILFLTGANMAGKSTFMKSLSIALFLAHMGFPVPAAQMEFSALDGLYTTINLPDNLGMGASHFYAEVLRVKKIAAELGQDRNLFIVFDELFRGTNVKDAYEATIAIVKAFARRRNSFFVISTHIIEAGAVLREVCDNVRFVYLPTHMNGTQPVYTYKLVEGITDDRHGMVIINNEGILDMLRSRLPKT; this is encoded by the coding sequence ATGCTTTTTACAACCGATAAGCAGACGCTTGACGACTTGAATATTTTCGGCAAGCATGGTGGCGGTGGCGTTTACAACCTGTTCAACCGGACGGTGACGAAAGGAGGGGCGGCGGTACTGGAAGAGATGTTCCGGTACCCGCTTGGCAACCAGGATGAAATTAACCGGCGCAGTGGAAAGCTGTCGTTCTTTTCCAGCGCGGGGTTACAGCTCCCGTTCACCGGGCCACAGCTCGATGCTATTGAATCTTACCTGGCCAATACGGATGAACGGACGAGGCTTAGTGCAGAAGGCTCCGGCATGGCGCGAAGGTTTGGTAACCTCGTAGCCATGGATGGCGATACTGCCATGCTCTATAAAGGCATACAGGCGCTCGTGGAATTGTTGCAGGCAATACATCATTTTATGACATCGCTTGCACTGCCACATGCGCATCCGTACCTGGCAGACCGTAATGCGATAATGCGCCTGCTGGAAGAACCTGATCTTACCACGGTATTGACACATGCCGTCAAACATAAATTGCCGCACAATGTGCTGGCTGGTTACGATGGATTGTTCCGCTTCCGCCATGGCGGAACGATCCAGCGTTTACTGAACCATTGTTATGAACTGGATGTATATATGTCCGTGGCAGCGGTGGCGCGCGAACGTGGGTTCACGTTTGCGGAGGCCTTGCCCGGGACGCAGCACCGGATCCGGATTACGGGTGTCTATCATCCCCTGGTAAAGCATGCCGTGCCTAACGATATAGCGATCATGCCGGCGGGCAACATATTATTTCTTACCGGGGCGAATATGGCTGGTAAGAGCACATTTATGAAATCGCTCAGTATTGCGTTGTTCCTCGCACATATGGGATTCCCGGTGCCGGCTGCGCAAATGGAATTCTCTGCACTGGACGGTCTTTATACAACGATCAACCTGCCGGATAACCTGGGGATGGGCGCCAGTCATTTTTATGCGGAAGTGCTCCGGGTAAAGAAAATTGCTGCTGAACTGGGGCAAGACAGGAACCTGTTTATTGTATTCGACGAATTGTTCCGCGGCACCAATGTAAAGGACGCTTACGAGGCTACTATTGCCATTGTAAAAGCATTTGCAAGAAGACGGAATAGTTTTTTTGTTATTTCCACGCATATCATAGAAGCAGGTGCGGTGCTCAGGGAAGTTTGTGACAACGTGCGTTTTGTTTACCTGCCCACGCATATGAACGGAACGCAGCCTGTATATACATATAAACTGGTGGAAGGCATCACGGACGACCGTCATGGCATGGTCATTATCAATAACGAAGGTATTCTGGATATGCTGAGATCCCGGTTACCTAAAACATAG
- a CDS encoding MutS-related protein has protein sequence MDFIADKQTLEDLNLVGKFRPQSIYNLFNKVQTTEGEKLLEAMFARPLTDAAVINERSRTFQFFQRKAFRFPLDPALFHAAVQYLSMGTHHSFPAVWADLARKKVVAGLLRNEQWQQLQEGAAAVIRMLQVLKKFMATLDVPDTEPYFKTFMAFNALLADRRLEPVWTAATDRAFSVWALSRYDHLLRHTLREEMEQLVAQVGRLDVYIAVSGVAAAKGFHYAHALPAAAQVFFTTGLRHPALDKGVANALTLSASSNLLFLTGANMAGKSTLMKSFGIAVYLGHMGFPVAAEQMEFSVRDGLYSSINVPDNLSLGYSHFYAEVLRVKTVAQAVSEGKNLVVIFDELFKGTNVKDAHDATLAVTAAFTAYRNCCFIISTHIIEVGEPLKQQVTGVQFAFLPTVMEGPLPRYTYRLTGGITNDRHGMMIIHNEGILEMI, from the coding sequence ATGGACTTTATAGCCGATAAACAGACGCTGGAGGATCTGAACCTCGTAGGGAAATTCAGGCCGCAGTCTATTTATAATCTTTTCAATAAAGTGCAGACAACTGAGGGGGAGAAATTGTTGGAGGCCATGTTTGCAAGGCCGCTTACAGATGCAGCGGTCATTAATGAACGTAGCCGCACGTTTCAGTTTTTCCAGCGCAAGGCATTCCGCTTCCCGCTGGATCCCGCGCTGTTTCATGCCGCGGTGCAGTACCTGTCCATGGGCACACACCACAGCTTTCCGGCGGTGTGGGCAGACCTGGCACGTAAAAAAGTAGTTGCCGGTTTACTGAGGAACGAACAATGGCAGCAACTGCAGGAAGGCGCTGCGGCGGTCATCCGCATGCTGCAGGTGCTTAAGAAATTTATGGCAACACTGGATGTGCCGGATACGGAACCGTACTTTAAAACCTTTATGGCATTCAATGCGCTGCTGGCGGACAGGCGGCTGGAGCCGGTTTGGACGGCGGCAACGGACCGTGCTTTTTCCGTATGGGCGCTATCCCGTTATGATCACCTGTTGCGGCATACATTGCGGGAAGAGATGGAGCAGTTAGTGGCACAGGTGGGAAGGCTGGATGTGTACATTGCAGTGAGTGGAGTGGCGGCAGCAAAGGGCTTTCACTATGCGCATGCTTTGCCTGCGGCGGCACAGGTGTTTTTTACCACCGGTTTGCGCCACCCCGCGCTGGACAAGGGCGTGGCCAATGCGCTTACGCTTTCAGCATCTTCCAACCTGTTGTTCCTCACCGGTGCTAACATGGCCGGTAAAAGTACGCTGATGAAGTCCTTTGGCATCGCAGTGTACCTGGGGCACATGGGCTTCCCGGTGGCAGCGGAGCAAATGGAGTTTTCCGTCAGGGACGGCCTTTATTCTTCCATCAATGTACCGGATAACCTGAGCCTTGGGTACAGTCATTTTTACGCGGAGGTATTGCGCGTAAAAACGGTGGCGCAGGCGGTGAGTGAAGGTAAAAACCTGGTGGTGATCTTTGATGAATTATTCAAAGGGACTAACGTAAAAGACGCGCATGATGCTACACTGGCCGTCACGGCGGCTTTTACGGCCTATCGTAATTGCTGCTTTATTATCTCCACCCACATCATAGAGGTGGGAGAGCCGCTGAAACAGCAGGTCACCGGTGTGCAGTTTGCATTCCTGCCCACGGTGATGGAAGGCCCGTTGCCGCGTTATACTTACCGGCTAACGGGAGGTATTACCAATGACCGGCATGGTATGATGATCATCCATAACGAAGGGATACTTGAAATGATATAG
- a CDS encoding RNA polymerase sigma factor → MSSHALPALSSEYQHTDQELLNQIALGSEDAFAKLFQRYWRKLYMTASRKLADAEQASEVIHDVFLEIWRRRETLYIDNVPAYLGKSLHNRILNELARKKDTFLFNVLEHAGASLYAADQGVLEKDLIALISTWIEALPEKRRKIFVRYYFQHLTTSEIASQLDISEKTVRNQLSISVQFLRVRFGHLLPVLLLLEVLNGKG, encoded by the coding sequence GTGTCTTCCCATGCCCTTCCAGCATTGTCCAGTGAATATCAACATACCGACCAGGAACTACTCAACCAAATAGCTTTGGGCTCAGAAGATGCCTTTGCAAAGCTATTTCAGCGCTATTGGCGAAAACTGTATATGACGGCCAGCCGCAAGCTGGCGGATGCGGAACAGGCCAGTGAAGTGATACACGATGTATTCCTCGAGATCTGGCGCCGCCGGGAAACCCTCTATATAGACAACGTGCCGGCTTATCTTGGCAAGTCCCTGCACAACCGTATCCTGAATGAACTGGCGCGTAAAAAGGACACTTTTTTATTTAATGTACTGGAGCATGCAGGTGCCTCCCTCTATGCCGCAGACCAGGGAGTGCTGGAAAAAGACCTCATTGCCCTGATCTCCACCTGGATAGAAGCGCTTCCCGAAAAGCGCCGGAAGATCTTTGTCCGCTATTATTTCCAACACCTTACTACCAGCGAGATCGCCAGTCAGCTGGATATTTCCGAGAAAACCGTCCGGAACCAGCTCAGTATCTCCGTGCAGTTCCTGCGCGTCCGTTTTGGCCACTTGCTACCGGTGCTCCTGCTCCTGGAAGTGCTGAACGGCAAGGGATAA
- a CDS encoding FecR family protein: protein MQPAEKDKELLSQLLERYAAGTASPEEQAFAESYLTILDYRQSAAADQNEAQQDAAGERIYNRLQESIRGEAAAPVASPPVHRVHFLRRYWWAAAAGLLLLAVGGYELLQYPSAPGLAKQTAQSIPPGRNGAVLTLANGAQVTLDSLQNGFVATQPGAQVSLQNGQLQYNHIQDANATVVYNTMTTPRGRQYQVILPDGTRVWLNAASSLTYPTVFTGGERKVRITGEAYFEVAGNAAQPFIVSINDEAGVEVLGTSFNVNAYKDGGSIDATLVEGLIRVSKGSDKKIVKPGQQAQISGEISLLKNADMEKALAWRNGIFNFEDVGLREMMMQIERWYDIQVVYAPNVPEVKFFGKVPRKADLETVLGALKGFGLHYEMLPGRKLMVMP from the coding sequence ATGCAACCTGCAGAAAAGGATAAAGAGTTATTATCCCAGCTCCTGGAACGTTATGCCGCCGGTACCGCCAGCCCGGAGGAACAGGCGTTTGCAGAGAGCTACCTTACTATACTGGACTACCGCCAGTCGGCGGCGGCAGACCAGAATGAAGCACAACAGGATGCAGCAGGAGAACGTATTTATAACAGGCTGCAGGAAAGCATCCGCGGGGAAGCTGCCGCTCCGGTAGCATCGCCCCCGGTGCACCGCGTACATTTCCTGCGCCGCTATTGGTGGGCCGCGGCGGCAGGGTTGCTGCTGCTGGCAGTAGGCGGCTATGAGCTGTTGCAATACCCGTCCGCACCCGGTTTGGCAAAACAAACCGCACAAAGCATTCCCCCCGGCCGGAACGGTGCCGTGCTCACCCTGGCCAATGGGGCCCAGGTAACCCTGGACAGCCTGCAGAACGGGTTTGTGGCTACACAGCCCGGGGCGCAGGTAAGCCTCCAAAATGGACAGCTGCAATACAATCATATACAGGATGCCAACGCTACGGTTGTGTATAATACCATGACCACCCCGCGGGGGCGCCAGTACCAGGTGATATTGCCGGATGGTACACGTGTGTGGCTGAATGCCGCCAGCAGCCTTACTTACCCAACGGTATTCACCGGCGGGGAACGCAAAGTACGGATCACCGGGGAGGCTTATTTTGAAGTGGCGGGCAATGCAGCACAACCTTTTATCGTCAGTATTAATGACGAAGCAGGTGTGGAAGTATTGGGCACCAGTTTCAACGTGAATGCTTATAAAGATGGCGGGAGCATAGACGCTACGCTGGTGGAAGGCCTGATCCGGGTTTCCAAAGGAAGCGATAAAAAGATCGTAAAGCCTGGTCAGCAGGCGCAGATCTCCGGCGAGATCAGCCTCCTGAAAAATGCTGACATGGAAAAGGCGCTCGCCTGGCGCAACGGGATCTTCAATTTTGAAGACGTGGGGTTGCGGGAAATGATGATGCAGATAGAGCGCTGGTATGATATCCAGGTGGTTTACGCGCCCAATGTGCCGGAGGTGAAATTCTTTGGTAAAGTACCGCGTAAGGCAGACCTGGAAACGGTACTGGGGGCTTTGAAAGGCTTTGGACTGCATTATGAAATGCTGCCCGGCAGGAAATTAATGGTAATGCCTTAA
- a CDS encoding SusC/RagA family TonB-linked outer membrane protein, which yields MRITTILMLVFCMHLSAASYSQTISLSAKDMPLKEVFKAIEHQTGYLVWGKVDFLEHSHPVTITARNMDLNRFLSVIMKDQPFTYKVKDNTIILSEVPGVVTPAPATVMSPTVQDPTIDVSGFVMNAQTNQAVAGATISFKAGDRGYVTRSDGTFVFPHAPVHATITISCIGYATFNMPVERLVDLPRGGTVVVDNTLIRRLENGVFVISLKPVTTALTEVVINNGIFKRNKESFTGAVSTFTGDELKTIGNRNVLASLATLDPSLIKVDNNLQGSNPNKLPTLEIRGKTTLTNANLNSQFNADPNQPLFILDGFETTLQAIYDLDMNRVASITILKDAASTALYGAKASNGVVVVETKRPIPGRLQGSYVADLSLDLPDLSSYNLMNAAEKLQWEKLTAGTPSTSSGTNYWLTEERNAARQADVARGVNTYWLKVPVQTGITNKHSLQLNGGNNEFTFNAGGLYSNQEGVMKGSGRKNWAGNMTVTYRKGRLNVTDQVLVSGNTATESPYGSFASYAAVNPYYRKTDSTGVINRQLDPVYDTAQINPLYNAMLYSINQAKTFSFANNIRGIYTLSKSFRLEGALQLSKGNATGVVFIPPDNTQFDGVDARQKGSYTYSHSESRSYTGNLTVAYGTVIGKSQVTAIARGQVQSTTNEGVSFSVVGFPYGTNGNPVFAYGFTPYSVPGASQVTTRAMDFTSSVNYAYDGRYMFDGVYTLNGASVFGSNKRYKPFVSGGLGWNLSREAFFMDMKWMNLLKLRANLGYSGNENLGNFTSVSTYSFVGGNNNTFGQGLSLASLGSPNLEWSKTLQGSYGLDFAFMNNRISGLVEYYHKKTDPLAVGANGTLPSSVALNDNYVINVGTLTTKGWNFNLRYSPIYNLKDRIVWTVSVSGVQSKSTYGGFGNRLAALNKAELDSKGLERYYDGYSPDDIWAVRSLGIDPATGHELYQKKNGQISFVYDPQDIVRVGNTRPEVEGIVSTNFTYKDFSLGANARYRVGGYVFNSALYNKVENISMVNGMGTVVPNLDRRALYDRWQKPGDIAQFTSLTQYSANPISSRFVEKDNHIIGESFNLGWRSSAQWIRNLRLQSLSATFYVNDIFRVESVKSERGLDYPFARSASFSLNVSF from the coding sequence ATGAGAATAACCACCATCTTAATGTTGGTCTTTTGTATGCACCTCTCCGCCGCCAGCTATTCACAAACCATTTCTTTATCGGCGAAGGACATGCCATTAAAAGAAGTGTTCAAGGCCATAGAACACCAGACGGGCTACCTCGTGTGGGGGAAGGTGGACTTCCTGGAACACTCGCACCCGGTCACCATCACCGCGAGGAATATGGACCTGAACCGGTTCCTCTCCGTGATCATGAAGGACCAGCCATTTACCTACAAAGTAAAGGATAACACGATCATCCTGTCGGAGGTGCCTGGTGTGGTAACGCCGGCGCCGGCCACAGTCATGAGCCCCACCGTGCAAGACCCGACGATCGATGTGAGCGGGTTTGTGATGAATGCACAGACCAACCAGGCCGTGGCAGGCGCCACGATCTCCTTTAAAGCCGGGGACCGCGGCTATGTGACCAGGAGCGACGGGACGTTCGTGTTCCCGCATGCGCCGGTACATGCAACGATCACGATCTCCTGCATTGGCTACGCCACCTTCAACATGCCGGTGGAAAGGCTGGTAGACCTGCCCCGCGGGGGCACGGTGGTTGTGGATAACACCCTGATACGCCGGCTGGAGAATGGCGTGTTCGTGATCTCCCTCAAACCCGTTACCACCGCGCTCACCGAAGTGGTGATCAACAACGGGATCTTTAAACGTAATAAGGAAAGTTTTACCGGCGCGGTATCCACCTTCACAGGCGATGAGCTGAAGACCATCGGCAACCGTAATGTGCTGGCCAGCCTCGCTACACTGGATCCTTCCCTCATCAAAGTGGATAACAACCTGCAGGGCTCCAATCCCAATAAATTACCTACGCTGGAAATACGCGGCAAGACAACGCTTACCAACGCGAACCTGAACAGCCAGTTCAACGCGGATCCCAACCAGCCCCTGTTCATCCTGGATGGTTTTGAAACCACGCTGCAGGCTATTTACGACCTGGATATGAATCGTGTGGCCTCTATCACCATCCTGAAGGACGCGGCGTCTACCGCGCTGTATGGGGCCAAGGCATCAAACGGGGTGGTAGTGGTGGAAACCAAGCGTCCCATACCGGGCAGGCTGCAAGGCAGCTATGTGGCAGACCTCAGCCTGGACCTTCCGGACCTGAGCAGTTATAACCTCATGAACGCAGCAGAAAAACTGCAATGGGAAAAGCTGACTGCTGGTACGCCATCCACCTCCAGCGGCACCAATTACTGGCTCACGGAAGAGCGCAATGCAGCCCGCCAGGCAGATGTGGCGCGCGGTGTGAATACGTACTGGCTGAAAGTGCCGGTGCAAACGGGTATCACCAATAAACATTCCCTCCAGCTCAATGGCGGCAACAACGAATTTACCTTCAACGCAGGGGGCCTTTACAGCAACCAGGAAGGCGTGATGAAGGGCTCCGGCCGCAAGAACTGGGCTGGCAATATGACCGTTACTTACCGCAAGGGCCGGTTGAATGTAACTGACCAGGTGCTGGTGTCCGGCAATACGGCCACAGAATCGCCCTACGGTTCCTTTGCCAGCTATGCCGCTGTGAACCCGTATTATCGTAAAACGGATTCCACCGGTGTGATCAACCGCCAGCTGGACCCGGTATATGACACCGCCCAGATCAATCCCCTGTACAACGCCATGTTGTACAGCATTAACCAGGCAAAGACATTCTCCTTCGCCAATAACATACGCGGCATTTACACCCTCTCCAAATCGTTCCGGCTGGAAGGCGCGCTGCAACTCAGCAAGGGCAATGCCACCGGCGTTGTGTTCATCCCGCCGGATAACACCCAGTTTGACGGGGTGGATGCGCGCCAGAAGGGAAGCTATACGTACAGTCATTCCGAAAGCCGTTCCTACACCGGCAATTTAACCGTGGCCTATGGCACCGTGATCGGTAAAAGCCAGGTCACTGCCATTGCCCGTGGACAGGTGCAGAGTACTACCAATGAAGGTGTGTCTTTCTCCGTGGTAGGCTTCCCTTACGGTACCAATGGTAACCCGGTGTTTGCATATGGCTTCACGCCTTACAGTGTGCCCGGCGCCTCGCAGGTGACCACGCGGGCCATGGATTTTACCAGCAGCGTAAACTATGCGTATGATGGCCGCTACATGTTTGACGGAGTATACACCCTCAATGGCGCCAGTGTTTTTGGCAGTAACAAAAGATACAAACCGTTCGTATCAGGAGGTTTGGGCTGGAACCTGAGCCGGGAGGCATTCTTCATGGACATGAAGTGGATGAACCTCCTGAAGCTGCGGGCTAACCTGGGTTATTCCGGTAATGAGAACCTGGGCAACTTCACCTCCGTGTCCACTTACTCTTTTGTAGGTGGGAATAACAACACGTTCGGGCAGGGATTGTCCCTTGCTTCGCTGGGCAGTCCCAACCTGGAATGGTCTAAAACATTGCAGGGTAGCTATGGGTTGGATTTTGCTTTTATGAACAACCGCATTTCCGGCCTGGTAGAGTACTACCATAAAAAGACAGATCCCCTGGCTGTGGGCGCAAACGGTACGTTGCCTTCTTCCGTGGCACTGAATGATAATTACGTGATCAACGTGGGTACACTCACCACTAAAGGATGGAATTTCAATCTCCGGTACTCGCCCATTTATAACCTTAAGGACCGCATTGTATGGACAGTATCTGTGAGCGGTGTGCAGAGCAAAAGCACATACGGCGGTTTTGGCAACCGGCTTGCCGCCCTCAATAAAGCGGAGCTGGACAGCAAGGGCCTGGAGCGGTACTACGATGGTTACAGCCCGGATGATATCTGGGCGGTGCGCTCGCTGGGCATTGATCCGGCCACCGGGCATGAGCTATACCAGAAAAAGAATGGGCAGATATCCTTCGTGTATGACCCGCAGGACATTGTGCGCGTGGGCAATACAAGACCGGAAGTGGAAGGCATCGTGTCTACCAACTTTACTTACAAGGATTTTTCACTGGGGGCTAATGCCCGTTACCGCGTGGGTGGTTATGTATTTAACAGCGCCCTGTATAATAAAGTGGAGAACATCAGTATGGTGAACGGTATGGGTACAGTGGTCCCTAACCTGGACCGCCGCGCGCTGTATGACCGCTGGCAGAAGCCGGGTGATATAGCACAGTTTACTTCCCTGACGCAATATTCGGCCAATCCCATCTCTTCCAGGTTCGTGGAGAAAGACAACCACATCATCGGGGAGTCTTTCAACCTGGGCTGGCGCTCCAGTGCGCAGTGGATCCGGAACCTGCGCCTGCAATCCCTCAGCGCTACATTTTACGTCAATGATATTTTCCGGGTTGAAAGTGTAAAAAGTGAAAGGGGGCTGGACTACCCGTTTGCACGCTCCGCTTCTTTCAGCCTGAATGTTTCATTTTAA